The uncultured Dysgonomonas sp. genome contains the following window.
ATGTAATATATCACCCATGCTTTTGATATAGGTGAAAGCTCCGTTGTAATCCATATGATTTTCTTCCAGTAACATCGCCGTAACATTGTCGTGATCTTTCAGAATAGCAAGAAGTAAGTGTTCGGAGTCAGTTTCCTGACTTTTAGTCAAACGCGCTTCCAGTATGCTCATCTTCAAAATCTTTTCAGTGCTTTTACTTAATACGATCTCACTGTTTGGGTATGCATCCTCCTGTTGCTTTAATATGTTATTATCAATACTGTCTTTTAACTCAATTAGATCTATTCCGAAATCCTTCAATGCCTGTATGGCTAATCCTTCTCCGTTGCGGAGTATTCCAAGCATCAAATGTTCGGGCGCTAGATAATTCGTTTGCAGACGTCCGGCCTCCTCACGACTATAAGCCATGATTTTGCGAACTCTTGGTGAAAAATTATTTTCCATAACCGTCTTATTTGATGTTTTATGCAATTATGCGTATGTTACAAATATAAGATTTATTTCTAAAATGTATTTCAGATAAAATCTTAATAATCTAATTTATTATATTCAAACAAAAATGATGCCATAATGTTTACACCTGTTATACAAATCTAAACACAATATTTCAAATTGTAAAATGTTACAGTAAATATTTGACAATATGAACATTTAACTATTACAAAAATATTACAATAATGTTAAATAAATATTTTTAATTACTTTTTGTTTGATAATGTAAAAATAGTTCTATACTTTTGTAAAGTATTTTTCATGGTATTAGATTTATGGTTAGGAGTGAAGATTGGTTGTCGTGAGACAACCATTCCTATTTTATAGGGGTTTATACAGCCTGTACATCCATTTCTTTTTAGAAAAACTTTACAAAGTTGACACCTTTTACACCATTTTCCATCTTGTCATTTTTATTCTTCTTATAGAACAGGCCTCATTTCGGTCAGACCATTAAAGCTCATTCAATATCAACAAATTACCCCTGCAACAATATCCAAAAGGTAACAAAAGTTACAACTTTTATATACTTTTTCACTTGTTACCTTTTCCAAAAACTTGACAAACTTTACACTTTTCATAATATTCCTTTATCTGTCAATTTTTAAATATTGAATCTTTAAATCAAAAGCTTTCAAAGAGCTAAAAGCTATCAGCTGATAACCAATAGCCCAATATTATAGATAAAGTTTTCCATAAAAGATTCTGACATAAAAAGATTATCTTTGCTGACTATGGAAGATACTTTCAGAACAATCGTCAAAACATCCAAAGCAATATATACAGAGAAGCGAAGCAAGTTTATAGCCTACGCTATCCCTGTATTATCAGTCGATGATGCTAAAGCTGAAATAGAAAAACTACGAAAAGAATACTATGACGCGCGCCATGTATGCTGGGCATATATGTTGGGTGCCGACAGAAAAGACTTCCGGGCAAATGACGATGGAGAACCCTCAGGCACAGCAGGAAAGCCGATCCTCGGGCAAATAAACTCTAATGAGCTGACAAATATCCTTATTGCCGTAGTGCGCTATTTTGGTGGGATAAAACTAGGCACAAGCGGACTGATTGTAGCATACAGAGAAGCGGCAGCCGAAGCAATCATGGAAGCTGATATAATAGAAAAAACTGTAGATTGCCAAATCTCGTTCAGTTTTGAATACCCTTTTATGAACGATGTAATGAAAATAGTGAAAGATCTGGAACCAACCATTTTAAATCAGAGTTACGAAATGAATTGCCTGATGACCCTCGAAATACGTAAAGCTAAATTCGAAGAACTAAAAAACAGGCTTGAAAAAGTAGAGAGCCTGAAAATTACCGAATAAAATAACGGCCATCTCCTAAAAGACAGCCGCCAAACTTAAATATTTATTTAAAAATTCAAACAACTGAAAGGATTTTAAGATATATTTCAATCATACAGCTTTCAATCGTTATTATACTTACCTAGTTAATAAAAAGATCTGAGACCTTAGATTATTCCCTGAGCCATTACAGCTTTAGCAACTTTCATAAATCCGGCTACATTAGCACCTTTCACGTAGTTTACATAACCATCAGGCTCTGTACCGTATTTCACACAGTTCTCGTGAATATTAGCCATGATCCATTTCAGTTTGCTATCCACTTCTTCTTCCGACCAGCTAAGACGCTCAGAATTCTGAGTCATTTCCAGACCTGACACAGATACACCTCCGGCATTAGCAGCCTTACCCGGTGCATAAAGAATTTTCGCCTTTTGGAATACAGCAATAGCTTCCGGCGTCGATGGCATATTTGCACCCTCAGAAACAGCAACAATACCATTTGCTACAAGTTTTTGTGCATCTTCGCCACTAATCTCGTTCTGCGTTGCCGAAGGCAGTGCGATATCGCCTTCTTCGCCCCAAGGACGGGCACCTGCTACATATTTACACCCGTAAGTCTCGGCATATTCGCTGATACGTCCCCTGTAAAGCTCTTTCAACTCCTTCACATATTCCAGTTTCTCTGCCGTAATGCCATCCGGATCGTAAATATAACCACTCGAATCTGACAATGTTACAGGTATTGCACCCAGTTCTATCAGTTTTTCACAGGTATACTGCGCCACATTACCCGAACCGGACACAAGGCATCTCTTCCCACTTATATTTATATTTTTGGTTTTCAGCATTTCCAGAAGGAAATACACATTTCCATATCCTGTAGCTTCCGGACGAATCAAAGAACCTCCGAATGTAAGCCCTTTCCCCGTGAAAGTTCCTGTAAACTCACGAGCCAGCTTCTTATACATCCCGAACATATAACCTACTTCGCGACCGCCCACACCTATATCTCCGGCAGGAACATCCGTATCAGGACCTATATGACGCCACAATTCAGTCACAAAAGCCTGACAAAAGCGCATAACTTCGGCGCTCGACTTGCCTTTAGGGTTAAAATCGGAACCTCCTTTACCTCCACCCATAGGCAGTGTGGTAAGAGAATTTTTAAATGTTTGCTCAAATGCAAGGAATTTAAGTATCGAAGGATTCACTGATGCATGCAAACGGATACCACCCTTATACGGGCCAATAGCATTACTATGCTGCACGCGGTATCCCATGTTGGTATGCGTATTTCCTTTATCATCGACCCATGTTACACGAAACGAAAAAATACGGTCCGGAATACAGAGCCTCTCTATCAGGTTAGCTTTTTCAAATTCAGGATGCTTGTTGTACTCTTCTTCAATGGATTCTAATACCTCATGCACTGCCTGATGGTACTCAGGCTCGTTTGGGAATCGACGTTTTAAGTCCTCTAGTACTTGTTCTACTTTCATTTTAATTTACGGATTTTGATTTATGGATGCTACAAATATAGCAAAAAAATATCCATTTGTTAACTTTTGTTTCAAAAAAGCGATAATTTATTCATTCCAAATTAAGAATAAGTATATATTAACCATATATATTGTGACACAGATGCTTTTTAATATCGTTTTTTTCTTATTTTTGCGAATAATATAATTTAAAAAGAAATGACATATTTAATCACAGGCGGGGCCGGTTTTATCGGCTCAAATTTTGTGAAACACATGCTGGCCGTACATCCGGATGCAAAACTTATCATATTTGACGCCCTCACATACGCAGGCAACCTCGGAACATTATCAGAAGAACTGAAAGATCCCAGAGTTACTTTTGTAAAAGGGGACATTTGTGACAGAAATGCAACTGAGAAAGTTTTCTCGGAACACACTATCGACTATGTCATCAATTTTGCTGCCGAAAGTCATGTTGACAGAAGCATCGAAAATCCCCAACTATTTTTACAGGTAAATATTCTGGGTACCCAGAATTTGCTGGATACAGCTAAGAAATACTGGACTACAGGCAAGGATGAAAATAATTACCCTATTTGGCGCGAAGGCGTAAAGTACTTGCAGGTATCTACCGACGAAGTATATGGATCGTTGGGCGACGAAGGCTATTTTACTGAAACCACTCCCCTAGACCCGCGTTCACCCTACAGTGCAGGCAAAGCCGGAGGTGACCTCATTGTTCGTGCCTACGGTGAAACTTACAAAATGCCCGTGAATATAACCCGTTGTTCGAACAATTACGGACCATATCATTTCCCCGAAAAGTTGATTCCGCTTATTATACGCAATATCCTATCCGGCAAGCAACTGCCTGTCTATGGCGACGGCAGCAATGTGCGCGACTGGCTATACGTTGAAGACCATTGTAAGGCTATAGACGCAGTTCTTCACAAAGGGCGCATCGACGAAGTTTACAATGTAGGCGGACACAATGAGAAAAAGAATCTCGATATAGTAAAACTAGTAATCAAGACCATACACGACATCTTGGAAAAAGAACCCCGGTATCGTGAAGTCTTGAAGAAAAAGGATATAATTGCTGACGGAAGTATAGATATAAGCTGGATAAATGACAGCTTGATTTCATTCGTTAAAGACCGTCAGGGACATGACCACCGTTATGCGATAGACCCTACAAAAATATCGACAGAACTGGATTGGTTACCCGAAACAAACTTCGATACAGGCATTGTAAAAACAATCTACTGGTACCTAGACAACCAGACATGGGTAGAAGAGGTTACCTCAGGTGACTATATGAAGTATTACGAGCAAATGTATGGAAACCGATAATATGTA
Protein-coding sequences here:
- a CDS encoding YigZ family protein encodes the protein MTMEDTFRTIVKTSKAIYTEKRSKFIAYAIPVLSVDDAKAEIEKLRKEYYDARHVCWAYMLGADRKDFRANDDGEPSGTAGKPILGQINSNELTNILIAVVRYFGGIKLGTSGLIVAYREAAAEAIMEADIIEKTVDCQISFSFEYPFMNDVMKIVKDLEPTILNQSYEMNCLMTLEIRKAKFEELKNRLEKVESLKITE
- a CDS encoding NADP-specific glutamate dehydrogenase, with the translated sequence MKVEQVLEDLKRRFPNEPEYHQAVHEVLESIEEEYNKHPEFEKANLIERLCIPDRIFSFRVTWVDDKGNTHTNMGYRVQHSNAIGPYKGGIRLHASVNPSILKFLAFEQTFKNSLTTLPMGGGKGGSDFNPKGKSSAEVMRFCQAFVTELWRHIGPDTDVPAGDIGVGGREVGYMFGMYKKLAREFTGTFTGKGLTFGGSLIRPEATGYGNVYFLLEMLKTKNINISGKRCLVSGSGNVAQYTCEKLIELGAIPVTLSDSSGYIYDPDGITAEKLEYVKELKELYRGRISEYAETYGCKYVAGARPWGEEGDIALPSATQNEISGEDAQKLVANGIVAVSEGANMPSTPEAIAVFQKAKILYAPGKAANAGGVSVSGLEMTQNSERLSWSEEEVDSKLKWIMANIHENCVKYGTEPDGYVNYVKGANVAGFMKVAKAVMAQGII
- the rfbB gene encoding dTDP-glucose 4,6-dehydratase is translated as MTYLITGGAGFIGSNFVKHMLAVHPDAKLIIFDALTYAGNLGTLSEELKDPRVTFVKGDICDRNATEKVFSEHTIDYVINFAAESHVDRSIENPQLFLQVNILGTQNLLDTAKKYWTTGKDENNYPIWREGVKYLQVSTDEVYGSLGDEGYFTETTPLDPRSPYSAGKAGGDLIVRAYGETYKMPVNITRCSNNYGPYHFPEKLIPLIIRNILSGKQLPVYGDGSNVRDWLYVEDHCKAIDAVLHKGRIDEVYNVGGHNEKKNLDIVKLVIKTIHDILEKEPRYREVLKKKDIIADGSIDISWINDSLISFVKDRQGHDHRYAIDPTKISTELDWLPETNFDTGIVKTIYWYLDNQTWVEEVTSGDYMKYYEQMYGNR